One window of the Syngnathoides biaculeatus isolate LvHL_M chromosome 11, ASM1980259v1, whole genome shotgun sequence genome contains the following:
- the klhl3 gene encoding kelch-like protein 3, protein MDGRMCGLKQTNGGRSGLSFGNRRSLCRWAPAVRLRDSARMDDVSPGPVVSRVAGTEVPSRPVCHAEPEGEEESAAANGAMLTFNHTHMRKAFQLMNDLRGKKMLCDVQLVAGSVTVAAHRVVLASSSPYFWAMFTGDMSESKAQQVEIGEVDGSTLTKLVDYIYTAQIEVTEDNVQVLLPAASLLQLMDVRQACCDFLHSQLHPSNCLGIRAFADMHACAQLVGQAHAYAEQHFSEVVQCEEFASLSLQQVCSLFSSDKLTVSTEEKVFEAMIWWIKQDKGSRVEHMPKLMEHVRLPLLSRDYLVQIVEEEALIKNNNTCKDFLIEAMKYHLLPADQRHLIKTDRTRPRTPVSIPKVMMVVGGQAPKAIRSVECYDIQEDRWYRVAELPSRRCRAGVVSVGGRVYAVGGFNSSLRERTVDVYDGARDQWSPVASMQERRSTLGAATLGGLLYAVGGFNGSIGLSTVEVYSPKSDEWTYVTPMNTRRSSVGVGVIDGKLYSVGGYDGASRQCLSTVEEYDPASDQWAYVADMSTRRSGAGVGVLGGQLYAAGGHDGPLVRKSVEVYDPPSNTWRPVCDMNMCRRNAGVCAINGLLYVIGGDDGSCNLSSVEFYDPAVDKWSLVPTNMSNGRSYAGVAVIDKPF, encoded by the exons atggatggacggatgtgtggcttaaaacaaacaaacggcgGACGGAGTGGTTTGAGTTTCGGGAATAGACGATCTTTGTGTCGGTGGGCGCCTGCGGTGCGTTTGCGCGACTCCGCCAGGATGGACGATGTGTCGCCGGG ACCCGTCGTGTCACGCGTTGCCGGTACGGAGGTCCCATCACGACCCGTGTGCCACGCCGAGCCCGAAGGAGAAGAGGAGTCCGCGGCGGCCAATGGAGCGATGCTGACCTTCAACCACACGCATATGAGGAAAGCCTTCCAGCTCATGAACGACCTCAGAGG aaAGAAGATGCTGTGCGACGTCCAGCTGGTGGCGGGAAGCGTGACGGTGGCCGCGCACCGTGTGGTCCTGGCGTCCTCCAGCCCGTATTTCTGGGCCATGTTCACAG GTGACATGAGCGAGAGCAAGGCCCAGCAGGTGGAGATCGGCGAGGTGGACGGGTCCACGCTGACCAAGCTGGTGGACTACATCTACACGGCTCAGATAGAAGTCACCGAGGACAACGTGCAG GTTCTGCTGCCAGCCGCGAGTCTTCTCCAGCTGATGGACGTGCGTCAGGCGTGCTGCGACTTCCTGCACTCTCAGCTCCATCCCTCCAACTGCTTGGGCATCCGAGCCTTTGCGGACATGCACGCGTGCGCGCAGCTCGTCGGGCAGGCGCACGCGTACGCCG AGCAGCATTTCTCCGAGGTGGTCCAGTGCGAGGAGTTTGCGTCTCTGTCCCTGCAGCAGGTCTGCAGCCTCTTCTCAAGCGACAAACTCACCGTGTCCACTGAGGAGAAG GTGTTTGAGGCGATGATCTGGTGGATCAAACAGGACAAGGGCTCCCGCGTGGAGCACATGCCCAAACTGATGGAGCACGTCCGCCTGCCGTTGCTGTCCAGGGACTACCTGGTTCAG ATAGTAGAAGAAGAAGCGCTGatcaagaacaacaacacatgCAAGGATTTCCTGATCGAGGCCATGAAGTACCACCTGCTTCCCGCCGACCAGCGGCACCTCATCAAGACGGACAGGACGCGACCGCGCACGCCCGTCAGCATCCCCAAG GTTATGATGGTGGTGGGCGGCCAGGCTCCCAAAGCCATCCGCAGCGTGGAATGTTACGACATCCAGGAAGATCGATGGTACCGGGTCGCCGAGCTGCCGTCGAGGCGCTGCCGAGCAG GCGTGGTGTCGGTAGGAGGTCGGGTGTACGCGGTGGGCGGCTTCAACAGCTCCCTCCGCGAGAGGACGGTGGACGTGTACGACGGCGCACGGGATCAGTGGAGCCCCGTGGCCAGCATGCAGGAGAGACGCAGCACGCTGGGCGCGGCCACCTTGGGCGGGCTGCTGTACGCCGTGGGGGGCTTCAACGGCAGCATAG GTCTGTCCACAGTGGAGGTGTACAGCCCGAAAAGTGACGAGTGGACGTACGTGACGCCCATGAACACGCGGCGGAGTAGCGTCGGCGTCGGTGTAATCGACG GTAAGCTGTACTCTGTGGGCGGGTACGACGGAGCGTCCCGTCAGTGTCTCAGCACGGTGGAGGAATACGACCCCGCCTCCGATCAGTGGGCGTACGTCGCGGACATGAGCACCCGACGCAGTGGAGCAG GCGTGGGAGTGCTGGGGGGGCAGCTGTACGCGGCCGGTGGCCACGACGGACCCCTGGTGAGGAAGAGCGTGGAGGTTTACGACCCGCCCAGCAACACGTGGAGGCCCGTTTGCGACATGAACATGTGCCGCCGCAACGCAG GGGTGTGCGCCATCAACGGCCTGCTGTACGTCATCGGAGGCGACGACGGCTCGTGCAACCTTTCCTCCGTGGAGTTCTACGACCCGGCCGTGGACAAGTGGAGCCTCGTCCCCACCAACATGAGCAACGGTCGCAGCTACGCCG GCGTCGCAGTCATCGACAAACCTTTCTGA
- the LOC133508822 gene encoding heterogeneous nuclear ribonucleoprotein A0-like, whose translation MSSKLTKLFVGGLNVETTEDGLRGHFEQFGALSDCVVVMNQMLGRSRCFGFITYTTPEEADAAMASKPHVVDGRNVELKWAVAREDASNPEVSSNVKKIFVGGVKDHLEPENLSDYFSQYGPVEKAEIITDKMTGRKRGFGFVFFEDGESASKAALTKFHTISGSKVEVKKAMSKQEMSGGGGGGGGGGRGGRGRGRGMSTYGGGRGGSTGGGYSSGGYGGGGYGASSYGSGGYGGYGASSYASGGYGGGYEEYDSGMGGGYSNGDFGEGYGQQHSSYGAMKGGGYSSYRSAAPYSRGGYGRGGSYGGGY comes from the coding sequence ATGTCGTCCAAACTTACCAAGCTTTTCGTCGGCGGCCTGAACGTGGAGACGACGGAGGATGGCCTCCGCGGACATTTCGAGCAGTTCGGCGCGCTCAGCGACTGCGTGGTGGTCATGAACCAGATGCTGGGCCGCTCCCGCTGCTTCGGCTTCATAACCTACACGACGCCGGAGGAGGCCGACGCAGCAATGGCGTCCAAGCCACATGTCGTTGACGGCCGCAACGTGGAGCTCAAGTGGGCCGTGGCCCGGGAGGACGCCAGCAACCCGGAGGTGTCGTCCAACGTCAAGAAGATCTTCGTCGGCGGCGTCAAAGACCACCTGGAGCCCGAAAACCTCAGCGACTACTTCTCCCAGTACGGCCCCGTGGAGAAGGCCGAAATCATCACCGACAAGATGACCGGCAGGAAGCGCGGCTTCGGCTTTGTCTTCTTCGAGGACGGCGAGTCGGCCTCCAAGGCGGCGCTCACCAAGTTCCACACCATCAGCGGCTCCAAGGTGGAGGTGAAGAAGGCCATGAGCAAGCAGGAGATgtccggcggcggcggtggcggcggcggcggtggtagAGGCGGCCGAGGTCGCGGGAGAGGCATGTCTACTTACGGCGGAGGAAGAGGCGGAAGCACCGGCGGCGGTTACAGCTCAGGCGGCTACGGCGGCGGAGGCTACGGGGCGAGCAGCTACGGCTCTGGCGGCTACGGCGGCTACGGAGCCAGCAGCTACGCCAGCGGAGGCTACGGGGGCGGCTACGAGGAGTACGACAGCGGCATGGGTGGCGGCTACAGCAACGGGGACTTCGGGGAGGGCTACGGACAGCAGCACTCCAGCTACGGCGCCATGAAGGGGGGCGGCTACTCTTCCTACCGGAGCGCGGCTCCGTACAGCAGAGGCGGCTACGGTCGGGGGGGAAGCTACGGAGGCGGCTATTAG